The genomic segment ATTGATAATGCAAAGATAATGGTTGATGAATAATTTGAAACTTAATTAAAAGGAAAAAACTGTTTCAGGCATAAACTTGTAACAGTTTTTCTTTTTCTCTCTTATTTTATTTCGTTTGGTAAGACTCTTGCATTGTTGATTTTAAATGTTGCGTTTAGTAGAGAAGAGGAGATGAACCTAAGTTAAAATGAATGAGGAAAGAAGTCAAGATTGTAAGAACAAAATAATTGAACAATGTATGGGCTGTAGAACTTGCCTGGAAAGCTGCCGTGTACTGACAGAGATTAATGAAGATCCAGCTTCAATCGCGTTGAGAGGAATTAACGTCAGTGAGGCTTTTTCCTGTGCTCTCTGCGGGAAATGTGAAGCGGTTTGTCCTTTAGGCCTAAGTCCATACCATATGTTTGAACAAAGAAGAATAGAGGCTGTAAAGAATAAGGAAATGGACGTAAACGAATACCGCTATCTTTTTCCGGACCGTGATGTGACCGTTATGAGTATTTTCAGAGACTATTACGGTATCAATTATAACGACTTAAACTCATCCGTACCCTCTGATACAGCTTTCTTCCCAGGATGTACAATTATGACCTATTCACCGGGACTGACGAGAAAGGTTCATGAAATACTCGGGCAAAAGTATAAAGATCCCATTTTATTTACCGAATGCTGTGGTTTGCCAATGTATCAGATCGGACTTCCTGAACGGGGAGATAAAATAAAGGAAGGAATACTTGCTAAGGCAAGCAGCTTAGGCGTCAAACGCTTCATTGTTGCCTGCCCTAATTGTTACTATCAATTTAAAAAAGAGAAAACCTTTAAAGGTTTTGAGATTATTACCGTTTATGAGGCATTAAAAGATTACTTTGTTCCTACCCAATTAAAGGGAGTATATACCGTGCATGATTCTTGCCCAGACCGTTTTGAAGGCATTTATGCTGCTCAAGTTCGGGAGGCCCTTGATAAAGCGGGTTGCGTCAGAGTAGAGATGAAACATCGCGGGAAGGAATCCATCTGCTGTGGAAGCAGCGGTCAATTAGGTCATTTTCGACCGGAATGGTCAAAGGGACATGAACTTCAAGCTTTGGAAGAAGCGGAAGAGGCCGGAGCCAATATGATCCTTGCCTATTGTCATGCCTGTGTGCTTAATTTCGCAAACGTGTCCCCGAAGATAAAGATTTTGCATGCCCTGAACGTTTTACTTGGATTTATCGAAGATTATGGTGAAGTTAAACAAAAGGCCAGTGATATGTTTACGGGACCTGATGCCCTGGATCTCTGGGGAAAATTATTTGAAGACCCGGAGTAAATTTTCTTTACTTATTTTTACGAAATAGTGTCTTAAAAAGAAACTATTTTTTCAAAATGGCAATTGTCTTACGAATATGAATAGAAAAAATGTACATTTATCAAGGGTTAATAGATGGCACGAATTTTGCAATATTATTTCGATAAGACATAGGAACTTTGTAGTTATCCTTTACTTTTTGAACTCTTCCCCTATAAAGGAAAAGGAAGATAGGCAGAAGCCAAATTAAACGAGGGAGGAAAACATGAGTACTAAGATTGATTTAGAACAAGAGGGAATCGAAGTCAAAAAAGCATGTTGTTACTTTTGCCACCAGAACTGTGGCTGCTTAGTTTATGTTAAAGATGGCAAAGTGGTGCACTTCGAGGGCGATCCGGAATACCCAACGAATACCGGCGGATTGTGCTGCCGCGGTAATGTCAACATGATCCATCTGGATCATGAGGCAAGGGTTAATTATCCGTTGAAGCGCAAAGGAGCACGAGGCGCAGGGGAATGGGAACGTATCACCTGGGAGCAAGCTATTGACGAAATTGGCACCAGACTTGAGACCCTCCGTAATCAGTTTGGGGCTGAAGCGGTTGCTACAGCTGGAGGTACGGCACGTACGGATGATTGGGCACGTCGCCGTTTCATGAATCTTTTTGGGAGTCCTAATGGTTTTCATAATTCTCATTTGTGCTGGATTCCTACGTTTATGGTAGAGACAGCGATTTATGGTTGGAGCCCATTTGAAATTGATTTGGGACTTAGTCGTTGTTTAGTGTTATGGGGACAAAATCCTGGGGCTTCCACCTTGCCCGAAATGAGCGGTATTAGTGCGCTAAAAGCCAAAGGACTCAAGATCATCGTCATTGATCCACGTTTTACAGAAACTGCCGCTAAGGCGGATTTATGGCTACCTTTACGCCCGGGGTCTGACCTTGCTTTAGCTCTTGCCTGGATTAATGTCATTATTTATGAAGGGTTAGCGGACTATGAGTTTATCGAGGAAAATTGTGTCGGTTTTAATGAACTCATGGAACATATAGGAGATTTTACACCAGAATGGGCTGAACCCCTCACGGGTTTGAGTGCGGATTTAATCCGTGAGAGTGCTCAGATGTATGCCACGAATAAACCTGGCAACATCCAATGGGGAGTTTCTATTGACCAAATCGGCAAACCCGCTGGAGCCGCCATGCAAGCAAGAGCAATCCTTAGAGCTATCACCGGTAATCTCGATTGCCCTGGGGCAGATCTCTTGACGGGACCCAGCCAAGAATTTGTTACCGATGAAGAAATGGAACTTAACGAGTACCTTTCTGAAGAACAAAGAGCAAAACAACTCGGTTCGGATAAGTTCAAATTAGTGACTTGGCCGGGCTATGGCCGTATTGCTGAAATAACGAAGAAATATTGGGGCAAGGCTCCTACGGCAGAATGGATGTGCGAGGCTCATCCACCCACAGTATATAATGCAATACTAACGGGAAAACCGTACCCTGTTAAGGCTTTGCTGGTTTCCGCCACAAATCCGGTTAATTCTTACGGTGAAAGCAAAAAAACGCTGGCAGCTTTGAAAGCGGTTGATTTCCTTGTCACTTGCGATTATTGGCTGACCCCTACGGCCATGCTTTCAGACTATGTCCTGCCAATTGCCGGATCTTTCGAACGCCCAACCATTACTTCGACCTACGGCTGCTCCGATTTCTTAATGTGTTCACAACGGGCCATCCAACCGATGTATGAACGTCGTACGGACTTTGAATTCTGGCGTGACCTAGGGATAAAACTGGGTCAAAAGGAACATTGGCCTTGGGAAACTTTAGAGGATGCTTATTTATATCGTATTAAAGGTCTAGGGTATGGAGTAGAAAGCTACGACGAGTTTGTAGAGAACTATCGGTTCCACTTCCCTGAACGAGAATACTTCAAGTACAAATCAAGAGGGGGTTTTGCTACTCCTTCGGGTAAAGTAGAACTTTATTCCAGTGTTCTTGAAGAATTGGGCTATCCGCCACTGCCGCAATATATTGGCCCTACCGAAAATGAAATTGATAATCCAGAACTAGCCAAGGAATATCCATTGGTTTTAACGACAGGGGCAGGCGTTATGCCTTTCCATCATTCCGAACATTTCCAGGTCAAAGAATTACGGTTCCTGCGTCATGAACCCCATATGCAAATCAATCCAGACTCAGCAGCAGAATATGGAATCCAAGAAGGGGATTGGGTCTGGATCGAAACGAAGCGAGGACGAATTAAACAGAAAGCCAACCTCACCGAAGGAATACGCCCAGGAACCGTATTTACAGAACGGGGTTGGTGGTACCCTGAACGCGATATGTGTGATCCGGAACTCGGAGGTTGTCTCGAATCCAATACCAATGTGTTAACAAGTACCGCAGACGAAGATTGTGATCCAATGAGTGGAAGCTGGGCGAACAGAGGCTTATTATGCAAAGTTTATAAAGTAGACGGCGCAGACAGAACGGAGGCTAGATAACGTGGCACGTTATGCAATGGTAATTGATACGCGTAAATGTACCGGCTGTCAATCCTGTACAGTTGCTTGTCGAGTTAATAATGAACTTCCGATAGATATGATTTATAATCCGGTACCGACGTATGGTCCTAAAGGTAAATTTCCAAATGTTCATATGGTCCATGTTCCTTTATTGTGCATGCATTGCGGTAATTCGCCTTGCGTAGATGCCTGCCCAACCGGTGCTTCCCAACAGCGTGAGGATGGGATTGTCTGGGTTGATGAGAACAAGTGCGTAGGCTGTAAGGCCTGCGTAATGGCTTGTCCTTACGGAGCACGTATCCCGAATCCAGCTAAAGGAACAGTCCAAAAATGCAATTTTTGTAAAGATGACCGGGTCGATCAAGGAAAAGTACCTTATTGTGTCCAAACCTGCCACCAAAAAGCACGTGTTTTCGGAGATATTGAAGATAAAAACAGTGAAGTCTATAAATTGGTCAATGGTACGAAAACGGTAGGGCGCTTGCTTGAAGAGCTCGGAACTGAGCCCTACGTATATTATCTTTATTGATAGGAGGGGAGACAGAATGAGCCATAAACATGAAACTTGGGGTTGGATGTTAGCTTGTGACTTCTTTTTTGCAGGAATGGGTGCAGCTATGCTGCTATATGCCGGAATTGCCGAGCTATTTATGTTAAACGGCAATCTATCTACACTGGGCCTTTTTGCAGCTCCTATTTTTATTGCCGCAGGAGCCGGCTTATTAGTTTTGGAGTTAGGAAGACCTTTACAGGCCTTGCGCGTTTTCATCAATCCAAAGGCCATTTTGACCTTTGGAGCCTGGAATATGTCGATTGCCATTGTTGCAGGGTTGCTTTTAGCAACCAGCTGGGTTGATGTATTTCCTTGGTTTGGCATTGTTGGACTGCGTAAAGTGTTGGCGATTATTTGTATCATCTCGGGATTTATCGTTGCAACCTATCCCGGTGTTTTACTAGCACGTCATAAATCACGTCCTTTCTGGAATGGACCCGGAATGATGGTTATATTTTTAACCTCTTCCTTGTTAACTGGAATATCTGCTTTTATTATCTGTGGTTTGATTAGTGAAGCTTCTATCATTGTCTATACGGTATTCCCCAACCTAGCTGCAGCATTATGTGCCTTCCAACTCATCGTCTGGGTGGGCTACCTCTGGATTAAGAGTACAGGGACGACAGAAAGAGAAGCCAATGCTGTTAAAAGATGGACGAGCGGTAACTTTGCAGGACCTTTCAAATACGGATTTGTTTTGGTCGGTACAATCGTACCCCTGATCTTATATCTAGTCCCCAACGCTATTTTCATAGAGGTCGCCGGATTTTTAGCAATTCTAGGTGGATTACTCATGCGTAACTTGGTTGTTTATGCAGGCCAGGATAGGACTTGGCTGCCGGGTGAGGAAAAATATCGGGCGGCATTACCCTGCGGTGATGAGGCATTCTTAAAAAAAGTTTGGACTAAACAGATTTAGCATAAATGCAGCAAGAAAGTGGTAGGTGATTGCGATGCAGCAAAATGAGAATTTGACCATCCTAAATCATACAGAAAGTGTTTGTCCGATATGCTTGAAAGTTGTTAAGGCAGACATTTATGCCAGCGGCAAGGAAGTCTTCATGGAAAAGTCGTGTCCGGAACATGGATCGTTAACATCATATCTCTGGCCGGATGTTGAGCACTATGAATGGGTGAATAATTTTCATTTGCCATCCACACCTCCACATTCTCCAATTCCCAGCAAGGAAGGATGTCCAAATGATTGTGGGTTATGCAAGGCTCACCTTCGCCATCCGACTTTAGTTGAAATTGAAGTAACGGAACGCTGCAACTTGCGCTGTCCAGTTTGTTTTATGGCTGCTGATGAATTTCGTGCATCACCGGATCCTTCACTCCAAGCCATTGAAGCAAAGTTTAAGTATATCCTGAAGAATACCAATACGGAAACAAGCATTCAGCTGACCGGCGGTGAACCGACGACACGCAAGGATTTGCCTGATATTGTCCGTTTGGGACGGGAAATTGGTTTTAATGCCATCGAAATCAATTCAAACGGCGTGGTCATCGGACAGAATCTCGATTATATAAAAAAACTTGCGGATGCAGGAATCAGCGGAATTTATCTGCAGTTTGACGGGTTAACGCCGTCGGTTTACAAAACGATTCGTGGGAAGGATTTGCTGGAAACTAAACTCCAGGCTATTAAAAATTGCCGGGAGGCCGGTGTTCAAGTCGTTTTGGCAATGACCGTCATTGAAGGAACAAATGAAGACCAAATGGGCGACGTCTTACAATTTGCTTTGCAGAATAGAGACGTTATCGTCGGTATTGCGTATCAGCCTGCGTTTGGCTCCGGCCGCTTTAATGTCTCCATGCATAAGCGTCTGACGATGGGGGATGTCATCTTTATGCTTGCAAAGCAGAGCCAGGGATTGATTGAACCGTATGACTTCTGGCCTTTAGGATGTTCACATCCTTTATGCTCTTGTTCGACTTATCTTGTTGAGGATAAAGGTCAGCTTCAACCCTTAAGCCGCAGGCTGACACGTCAAGAGTACATTCAGTCGTTTAATCCAGGCAGCCCGCAAGGTTCGGTTTTTGCGGACATTGCCGCGAATAAATATCCAGATTTAAAACCCGGATTATCGATCTTGATTGAGAATTATATGGATGCCATGAATATGGATCTTCAAAAATTAAAAGAGTGCAGCATGATTGTAGCCGGCAAAAACGGGGGGTTAATTCCTTTCTGCGTATACCAGCTTACCAATATTGAGGGAAAGAAGCAGAGTGAATTAAGCTTGCCTGCAGGTAATTCAAAATGACGGAGAATAGCACGATTCAGACGAATTGCCGATTCTGTGGATATCAATGCGGAATTATAGCAACTGTCAAAGACGGGCGAGTGACCAAAGTTAAACCTGATCCTTCCCGGTTCCCCTATGATGGGATGATTATGAGGGGTTGCCGTCGTTGGCCGATGATTACGACGGTCATGGATCATCCTCAACGAATAAACTATCCTTTAAAACGCGTAGGGGAACGAGGCAGTGGTCAGTGGGAAAGAATTTCCTGGGAGCAAGCTTTGGATGAGATCGGGGAAAAGCTTCAATCGCTTAAGGATAAGTTTGGTCCCGAGATGCTGGCAACAAGCATCGGGGGTCCGCATACGACATTTTGGCCATTGCATCGGTTTATGTCTCTCTTTGGCAGCGCTAATAATATGGGAATCGGGCAGATTTGCTGGAATCCGGGAATCTGGGTAAATACACTGACGTACGGCTGGCCGATTGATATGGAGCTCGATCCGGAAAATACGGGATGTGCGATTCTTTGGGGTGTTAACCCTGCAGAATCGGATAACTCTTTGTTCTGGCGTACAGTCTTAGAATTCAGTCGGACAAAAAAACCATTGATTGTTGTTGATCCCAGATATACTCGGACGGCGGAGCAAGCAACGCTTTGGCTTCCGGTGCGCCCAGGAACAGATATAGTTCTAGCGCTTGGATTTTTACACGTTATTGTGAAGAAAAAGCTTTATAATCAAGAGTTTGTTCAAAAATGGTGCCATGGGTTTGACCGTCTCGCTGAGCATCTTACTCCGTATACTCCGTCCTATGTTGAGAAGATTACGGGGATAAAAGCGGAGAATGTAATTGAGGCAGCTCACTTATTTGCAGGTAATTCACCCGCTACTTTGTATAGCGGAAGAGGGATTGACCAGCTTGGGGTTAACAGCTTGCCAACTCATCGAGCGCTGGCCATTTTAAGAGCAATAACGGGTAACGTCGATGTGCCTGGAACATCTCATCTCAGCGAAATGCCTGATTTTATCCCTGAGCTTGACTTGGAACTGAGTGAACCCTTTGCAGCAACAAATCCAAAACATCTAGGAAAAGATAAACTAAAGCTCCAATCCTATGCAGGCTATGCTAAAGTTCGAGAACAAACGATGAAGCATAACAAACGACTTCCTATGCGTTACCTGACTTCCGCACATCCCAATCAAGTATGGCAGGCAATGTTAACGGGTGATCCTTATCCTATTCGCTCCATGATTGTCATGGCCTCAAATCCTCTTTTAACTCAGGCAGATACCCAGCTGGTGCATAAGGCTTTAAAGAGCTTGGATCTCCTCGTCGTTTTGGAATTGTTTAAGACCCCTACCGCTATGCTTGCAGATTATATATTGCCGAGTGCCGGAGCTTTAGAACGCCCTTTGTTGGAGACAAAAGCCGGGGTAGCGAACATTGCTTACGGCGGTGATCAGGCAGTTGAACCCTAC from the Desulfitobacterium metallireducens DSM 15288 genome contains:
- a CDS encoding (Fe-S)-binding protein, translating into MGCRTCLESCRVLTEINEDPASIALRGINVSEAFSCALCGKCEAVCPLGLSPYHMFEQRRIEAVKNKEMDVNEYRYLFPDRDVTVMSIFRDYYGINYNDLNSSVPSDTAFFPGCTIMTYSPGLTRKVHEILGQKYKDPILFTECCGLPMYQIGLPERGDKIKEGILAKASSLGVKRFIVACPNCYYQFKKEKTFKGFEIITVYEALKDYFVPTQLKGVYTVHDSCPDRFEGIYAAQVREALDKAGCVRVEMKHRGKESICCGSSGQLGHFRPEWSKGHELQALEEAEEAGANMILAYCHACVLNFANVSPKIKILHALNVLLGFIEDYGEVKQKASDMFTGPDALDLWGKLFEDPE
- a CDS encoding radical SAM protein — its product is MQQNENLTILNHTESVCPICLKVVKADIYASGKEVFMEKSCPEHGSLTSYLWPDVEHYEWVNNFHLPSTPPHSPIPSKEGCPNDCGLCKAHLRHPTLVEIEVTERCNLRCPVCFMAADEFRASPDPSLQAIEAKFKYILKNTNTETSIQLTGGEPTTRKDLPDIVRLGREIGFNAIEINSNGVVIGQNLDYIKKLADAGISGIYLQFDGLTPSVYKTIRGKDLLETKLQAIKNCREAGVQVVLAMTVIEGTNEDQMGDVLQFALQNRDVIVGIAYQPAFGSGRFNVSMHKRLTMGDVIFMLAKQSQGLIEPYDFWPLGCSHPLCSCSTYLVEDKGQLQPLSRRLTRQEYIQSFNPGSPQGSVFADIAANKYPDLKPGLSILIENYMDAMNMDLQKLKECSMIVAGKNGGLIPFCVYQLTNIEGKKQSELSLPAGNSK
- a CDS encoding molybdopterin-containing oxidoreductase family protein — protein: MSTKIDLEQEGIEVKKACCYFCHQNCGCLVYVKDGKVVHFEGDPEYPTNTGGLCCRGNVNMIHLDHEARVNYPLKRKGARGAGEWERITWEQAIDEIGTRLETLRNQFGAEAVATAGGTARTDDWARRRFMNLFGSPNGFHNSHLCWIPTFMVETAIYGWSPFEIDLGLSRCLVLWGQNPGASTLPEMSGISALKAKGLKIIVIDPRFTETAAKADLWLPLRPGSDLALALAWINVIIYEGLADYEFIEENCVGFNELMEHIGDFTPEWAEPLTGLSADLIRESAQMYATNKPGNIQWGVSIDQIGKPAGAAMQARAILRAITGNLDCPGADLLTGPSQEFVTDEEMELNEYLSEEQRAKQLGSDKFKLVTWPGYGRIAEITKKYWGKAPTAEWMCEAHPPTVYNAILTGKPYPVKALLVSATNPVNSYGESKKTLAALKAVDFLVTCDYWLTPTAMLSDYVLPIAGSFERPTITSTYGCSDFLMCSQRAIQPMYERRTDFEFWRDLGIKLGQKEHWPWETLEDAYLYRIKGLGYGVESYDEFVENYRFHFPEREYFKYKSRGGFATPSGKVELYSSVLEELGYPPLPQYIGPTENEIDNPELAKEYPLVLTTGAGVMPFHHSEHFQVKELRFLRHEPHMQINPDSAAEYGIQEGDWVWIETKRGRIKQKANLTEGIRPGTVFTERGWWYPERDMCDPELGGCLESNTNVLTSTADEDCDPMSGSWANRGLLCKVYKVDGADRTEAR
- the nrfD gene encoding NrfD/PsrC family molybdoenzyme membrane anchor subunit; translated protein: MSHKHETWGWMLACDFFFAGMGAAMLLYAGIAELFMLNGNLSTLGLFAAPIFIAAGAGLLVLELGRPLQALRVFINPKAILTFGAWNMSIAIVAGLLLATSWVDVFPWFGIVGLRKVLAIICIISGFIVATYPGVLLARHKSRPFWNGPGMMVIFLTSSLLTGISAFIICGLISEASIIVYTVFPNLAAALCAFQLIVWVGYLWIKSTGTTEREANAVKRWTSGNFAGPFKYGFVLVGTIVPLILYLVPNAIFIEVAGFLAILGGLLMRNLVVYAGQDRTWLPGEEKYRAALPCGDEAFLKKVWTKQI
- a CDS encoding molybdopterin-dependent oxidoreductase, translated to MTENSTIQTNCRFCGYQCGIIATVKDGRVTKVKPDPSRFPYDGMIMRGCRRWPMITTVMDHPQRINYPLKRVGERGSGQWERISWEQALDEIGEKLQSLKDKFGPEMLATSIGGPHTTFWPLHRFMSLFGSANNMGIGQICWNPGIWVNTLTYGWPIDMELDPENTGCAILWGVNPAESDNSLFWRTVLEFSRTKKPLIVVDPRYTRTAEQATLWLPVRPGTDIVLALGFLHVIVKKKLYNQEFVQKWCHGFDRLAEHLTPYTPSYVEKITGIKAENVIEAAHLFAGNSPATLYSGRGIDQLGVNSLPTHRALAILRAITGNVDVPGTSHLSEMPDFIPELDLELSEPFAATNPKHLGKDKLKLQSYAGYAKVREQTMKHNKRLPMRYLTSAHPNQVWQAMLTGDPYPIRSMIVMASNPLLTQADTQLVHKALKSLDLLVVLELFKTPTAMLADYILPSAGALERPLLETKAGVANIAYGGDQAVEPYYERRPDFYFWKELGIRLGQEKDWPWDTYRDSLEASLSPLGLTWDEFSMTGLYSQENRYFKYEELDPNGFPVGFATVSGKVEVYSELLKEIGDDPLPRSKKLPESSKDFPLLLMSGARFQPYYASSYHQLEKFRTSHPEPIVEMSLDTANRLGLEEGCSVWVETERGKARFITKIVPMCEDTVSVEYGWWYPEMSAAEPELGGLWFSNANVLTSGDFETSDSLVGTWTYNGIPCRVEKTK
- a CDS encoding 4Fe-4S dicluster domain-containing protein yields the protein MARYAMVIDTRKCTGCQSCTVACRVNNELPIDMIYNPVPTYGPKGKFPNVHMVHVPLLCMHCGNSPCVDACPTGASQQREDGIVWVDENKCVGCKACVMACPYGARIPNPAKGTVQKCNFCKDDRVDQGKVPYCVQTCHQKARVFGDIEDKNSEVYKLVNGTKTVGRLLEELGTEPYVYYLY